In Sphingobacterium sp. PCS056, the following proteins share a genomic window:
- a CDS encoding 2-hydroxyacid dehydrogenase: MKVFISRTIPQKAIDSLKQAGFEIIYRTEPGNIDQSDLIESCQKVDYLFAAGHNLLDAKFFNACGHLRGIALMSAGYDSVDLRQATKNGIPVSNTPDVLSNATADIAFLLMLAVSRKAFYMNRKITSNQWKDFELTEHLGIELNGKTLGIYGLGRIGFELARKAKAAYNMNIIYHNRHPNQHTHKLLDATYVNYDELLTQSDVLSVHANLSAETKNKFNKDAFKRMKNTAIFINTARGGLHQEQDLYNALINGELWGAGLDVTNPEPMIANNPLISLPNVAVLPHIGSATIEARDNMALMAANNLIALKNQIKMPQILNNEIYEDNIQNNQ; the protein is encoded by the coding sequence ATGAAAGTTTTTATCAGTAGAACAATTCCCCAAAAAGCAATTGATAGTTTAAAACAGGCTGGTTTTGAGATTATCTATCGTACTGAACCTGGAAATATCGATCAATCCGATTTAATTGAGTCCTGCCAAAAGGTCGATTATCTTTTTGCGGCAGGACATAACCTCTTAGATGCGAAGTTTTTCAATGCCTGTGGTCATCTCAGAGGAATTGCCTTGATGAGTGCTGGATATGATAGCGTTGATCTTCGTCAAGCTACCAAAAACGGTATACCGGTGAGCAATACTCCCGACGTCTTATCCAATGCAACAGCTGACATCGCCTTCCTATTAATGCTAGCAGTATCAAGAAAAGCATTTTATATGAATCGCAAAATCACCAGTAACCAATGGAAAGATTTCGAATTGACCGAACACTTAGGAATTGAATTAAACGGAAAGACATTAGGTATATATGGATTAGGACGTATCGGATTTGAACTTGCTCGCAAAGCCAAAGCCGCTTACAACATGAACATCATCTATCACAATAGGCATCCTAATCAACATACGCATAAATTACTAGATGCTACATACGTTAATTATGATGAATTGCTGACGCAAAGTGATGTGCTATCGGTACATGCCAACCTTTCTGCTGAAACAAAGAATAAATTTAATAAAGATGCCTTTAAAAGAATGAAAAACACCGCCATTTTTATTAATACAGCACGAGGAGGCTTGCACCAAGAGCAAGATTTATATAACGCATTGATAAATGGCGAATTATGGGGAGCAGGTTTAGATGTGACAAATCCAGAACCGATGATTGCCAACAATCCATTAATTAGCTTGCCCAATGTGGCCGTACTGCCACATATTGGATCCGCCACAATAGAGGCAAGAGATAACATGGCATTAATGGCAGCCAATAATTTAATAGCACTAAAAAATCAAATCAAAATGCCACAAATACTAAATAACGAGATCTATGAAGATAATATACAAAATAATCAATAA
- a CDS encoding mechanosensitive ion channel family protein, translating into MNRLETSLDTLLDVVLLKVPSIITGIIILIVGSYLVKFLLNLISRRFEKRHVDLSIRGFAMSILRVVFYALLFLTVASTMGIQTTSFIAALSAFGLAAGLALQGSLSNFAGGVLILLFRPFEVGDYMSSNNGTSGTVERIDILYTTLIAGDGVRVFSPNGPLANSVIQNFTKITNRRFEYTVGISYDANIKEAREIIMNVLHADPRILKTPAAEVFVKGLGDSSVNLTIRAWTKKEDFWPANNENQEAIKIALDKNNISIPYPQTEMRIISDPNGGQDRIMKS; encoded by the coding sequence ATGAATAGATTAGAAACCAGTCTGGACACGCTATTAGATGTGGTACTTTTAAAGGTGCCAAGCATTATTACAGGGATTATTATATTAATCGTCGGAAGTTACCTTGTCAAGTTTTTGCTGAACCTCATCAGTAGACGATTTGAAAAGCGTCATGTAGACTTATCAATACGTGGATTTGCGATGAGTATATTGCGTGTTGTGTTTTACGCATTATTATTCTTGACTGTAGCAAGTACGATGGGAATTCAAACAACGTCGTTTATTGCCGCATTATCTGCATTTGGTCTAGCAGCAGGTTTAGCCTTACAGGGGAGTTTAAGTAATTTTGCTGGCGGGGTATTGATTCTTTTATTTAGACCGTTTGAAGTCGGGGACTATATGAGCAGTAATAATGGAACTTCGGGTACTGTGGAAAGAATCGATATCTTATATACAACTTTAATTGCGGGAGATGGTGTTCGTGTATTTAGTCCAAACGGTCCTTTAGCAAACTCCGTTATTCAAAATTTCACAAAAATTACTAATCGACGTTTTGAGTATACTGTAGGTATCTCGTACGATGCTAATATTAAAGAAGCTCGCGAAATCATTATGAATGTACTCCATGCTGATCCTCGTATTCTAAAAACGCCTGCGGCAGAGGTTTTTGTAAAAGGATTGGGGGATAGCTCTGTTAATTTGACCATACGGGCATGGACAAAGAAAGAAGATTTTTGGCCTGCCAATAATGAAAATCAAGAAGCTATTAAAATTGCTTTGGATAAAAATAATATTAGTATCCCTTATCCGCAGACCGAGATGCGTATTATTTCGGATCCAAATGGGGGACAGGACCGTATTATGAAATCTTAA